A stretch of Paracoccus sp. N5 DNA encodes these proteins:
- a CDS encoding DUF2125 domain-containing protein: MRRLLLWLTVLALALGGLWLGAEGLLVRELRRFAAETPGVGIGTLHELRRPGRIGVSAVAVELETPSGRLALPQAQAWVGPLHPTELRLDLPPQAVLDAGAGAMVLGLTDAEAGLGVRPLAGAEFRSVFARSGPLTLEGAPLAQGLDARARLADDGGYDVALSLHDLAPEALSNPLPLPGKLSLKATGRLWLDRPPSPQTLTPETMPLPTGLRLDGSELRLGKLGARILGEVHADAQGRAQGLLAVYTPDARPMLEAAAAAGLIPQKVVMLAGAMLKNISELPLPEGADFPAPASGELRLPLILADGKVSLGPVTLGPAPVFPRR; encoded by the coding sequence ATGCGCCGATTGCTTCTGTGGCTGACCGTGCTTGCCTTGGCTCTGGGCGGCTTGTGGCTGGGGGCCGAGGGGCTGCTGGTGCGCGAACTGCGCCGATTCGCCGCCGAGACCCCGGGCGTCGGGATCGGCACCCTGCACGAGCTGCGCCGGCCCGGACGCATCGGCGTTTCGGCCGTCGCCGTCGAGCTGGAGACGCCCTCGGGCCGGCTGGCGCTGCCGCAGGCCCAGGCCTGGGTCGGTCCGCTGCACCCGACCGAGCTGCGGCTGGACCTGCCGCCGCAAGCGGTGCTGGACGCCGGCGCCGGAGCGATGGTGCTGGGTCTGACCGATGCCGAGGCCGGCCTTGGGGTGCGTCCCCTGGCCGGCGCCGAATTCCGCAGCGTCTTCGCCCGTTCCGGCCCGCTGACGCTGGAGGGGGCACCGCTGGCGCAGGGTCTCGATGCCCGGGCCCGGCTGGCCGACGACGGCGGCTATGACGTTGCGCTGTCGCTGCACGACCTTGCGCCCGAGGCACTGTCGAACCCCCTGCCCCTGCCCGGCAAGCTGAGCCTTAAGGCGACCGGCCGGCTGTGGCTCGACCGGCCGCCGTCGCCGCAGACGCTGACGCCCGAGACCATGCCGCTGCCGACCGGGCTGCGGCTCGACGGGTCCGAATTGCGGCTGGGCAAGCTCGGCGCCCGCATCCTGGGCGAGGTCCATGCCGATGCCCAGGGCCGGGCGCAGGGGCTGCTTGCGGTCTATACGCCCGATGCGCGGCCGATGCTGGAGGCGGCGGCGGCGGCCGGGCTGATCCCGCAAAAGGTGGTGATGCTGGCCGGCGCGATGCTGAAGAACATCTCGGAACTGCCGCTGCCCGAGGGCGCGGATTTCCCGGCCCCCGCCAGCGGCGAATTGCGCCTGCCGCTGATTCTGGCCGATGGCAAGGTCAGCCTGGGGCCGGTCACGCTGGGCCCGGCGCCGGTATTCCCGCGCCGCTAG
- a CDS encoding gamma-glutamylcyclotransferase, whose protein sequence is MGERPEHWVFAYGSLMWDPGFPVAETVQARVEGFARRFCLRSVVYRGTVEAPGLVLGLDIDAQAHCVGLALRVEDTDWPNTLAGLRERELTTEAYAELQLPLLLADGRRVEAVAYVIRRDHDQYWAHLDMAQQAEIIARAHGGRGPNADYLFNTAMHLAEMGVEDLEMDELARRVRLLVRPKPD, encoded by the coding sequence ATGGGTGAGCGGCCAGAGCATTGGGTCTTTGCCTATGGCTCGCTGATGTGGGATCCCGGCTTTCCGGTGGCCGAGACGGTGCAGGCGCGGGTCGAGGGCTTTGCCCGCCGCTTCTGCCTGCGCTCGGTGGTCTATCGCGGCACGGTCGAGGCGCCGGGGCTGGTCCTGGGCCTCGACATCGACGCGCAGGCGCATTGCGTGGGGCTGGCGCTGCGGGTCGAGGATACCGACTGGCCGAACACGCTGGCCGGGCTGCGCGAGCGCGAGCTGACCACCGAGGCCTATGCCGAGCTGCAACTGCCGCTGCTTCTGGCCGACGGGCGCCGGGTCGAGGCCGTCGCCTATGTCATCCGCCGCGACCACGACCAGTATTGGGCGCATCTGGACATGGCCCAGCAGGCCGAGATCATCGCCCGCGCCCATGGCGGCCGCGGGCCGAACGCCGATTATCTGTTCAACACCGCCATGCACCTGGCCGAGATGGGCGTCGAGGATCTGGAGATGGACGAGCTGGCGCGCCGC